The genomic segment AGTAAGTGTTTTTTCAAAAGGGGCTACGTAGGTCTGTTAGCCCCTTGACTTGCATTTATAACCTCTTTTTATGAATATCTCTAAAACGCATCTGTGGCTTTCTCTTGTTTCTCTGATCTGGGGATTGAATTTCAGTGTTATGAAGGTGGGAGTTCTAACTTTAGGCCCACTTGCTTTTGCTTTTCTTCGTTTTGCACTGAGTGGTTTTTTGATGTTTGTGGTTCTTCTGCTTTTAGAAAAAAATCCCTGGGTATCCTGGCGTGATGTCCCATATTTCTTCTTTCTTGGCACCTTGGGATTTGGGGTCTATCAGCCTCTCTGGAGCTATGGATTGAAGTTGAGTCTTGCTTCCCATTCGGCTTTAATCCTTTCAATTTCTCCGATGGTCGTTTCGCTTATAACCTTTTTCCGTAAAGAAGAATTGGTGAGGGGGATTAACCTCTTGGGTGTTTGTTTAAGTTTTCTGGGGGTCGTGTTTCTGGTTCTTCCTCAAGGTGCATTGCGCTTTTCCTCCGGTATATTTTTGGGAGAT from the Atribacterota bacterium genome contains:
- a CDS encoding DMT family transporter; the protein is MNISKTHLWLSLVSLIWGLNFSVMKVGVLTLGPLAFAFLRFALSGFLMFVVLLLLEKNPWVSWRDVPYFFFLGTLGFGVYQPLWSYGLKLSLASHSALILSISPMVVSLITFFRKEELVRGINLLGVCLSFLGVVFLVLPQGALRFSSGIFLGDSLTFIAALCWGLYSYFGKKAVLKYSPLKSGTWSILLGLVTMFPICFRDLSRIDEGNFHMTLILVLLYGTVLSSLVSYLIWMKGLKEIGAARTSSYQYLTQVVGVVGAWIFFREPLHWQFFLGMFLISLGLWLSQHRPSLL